A window of the Diabrotica undecimpunctata isolate CICGRU chromosome 1, icDiaUnde3, whole genome shotgun sequence genome harbors these coding sequences:
- the LOC140446512 gene encoding uncharacterized protein yields MNANMFKEYFKQMLNFIPEGLSIVMDNAKYRSRQTEQFPITTWKKENIRQWLFNKNISFKDDLLPSKIGAYANRQATHTFTPSRMHVVDEMTKKLKITVLRLTLNHCELNPIQLIWAHVKGDVAINNTTYKPADFKKLFKHALHNVTALN; encoded by the coding sequence ATGAACGCCAATATgtttaaagaatattttaaacaaatgcTGAACTTTATACCAGAAGGTTTGAGTATCGTTATGGACAATGCTAAATATCGTTCACGGCAAACCGAACAGTTTCCTATAACAACGTGGAAGAAAGAGAATATTAGACAGtggttatttaataaaaatatatcctTTAAAGATGACCTTCTACCTTCTAAAATTGGAGCTTATGCAAATCGCCAGGCAACGCATACCTTCACACCATCAAGAATGCATGTCGTAGACGAAATGACCAAAAAACTTAAGATTACAGTACTCAGATTGACGCTTAATCACTGTGAATTAAATCCTATACAGTTGATTTGGGCCCATGTAAAAGGAGACGTGGCAATAAATAACACCACTTACAAACCAGCAgactttaaaaaactttttaaacacGCTTTACACAATGTCACTGCCTTAAACTGA